One Mycobacteroides abscessus ATCC 19977 genomic window carries:
- the dcd gene encoding dCTP deaminase — protein MQVLAEIFISRIAWFSEKIERAQIDTPRRSTGHRRVFELFNEYVDQVRARVNEDLAADDIEPTDLARQLRLLMTQFVGLHRTFDDLFSRDRSRVPQSLPFFVQEACRQWELPAADTVITVGKPGNFTTRNRSSWNTMFLYGSPSNILSIAVPEHEGTQARWLPITLGHELAHHYLLAGNIPELEEIEAQIAEQFAAALKGEDGQGAESTFADQWRAEEVLHEWVEELVCDAYAVDLFGPAAVAASLEFLHSLGDPSAPTKTHPPTLFRAELMLAWLADVTAGAPDHGTLSLQYLGDEKITHPQSALLCDAIRTQSQAIWDAVRSWSKERSYCATEREPHVDALARLLSQGIPGAFTPDTPHDVIDIVNAYWRARSAGTQFPIDRLALKAIDDLYFIKLWTSADGAIHEDHVSCDWVGGPGVLTNADFRTRINNGDDNQISITPMLPGALGPASVDLRLSNQFIVFEQTSNASFNALEMLQDPRSMQSRLEKDWGDEFYLHPGQMVLASTLEYIVLPSDLCAQVITRSSYGRLGLLSATAVQVHPGFRGCLTLELVNLGKMPLAITPGERVAQLMFFGVSSPHAPAAETARKYECPTGPEFSKIKTDPELNTLRNIRNYSTRTTTAVNVEATRGRPEKSQGETGGNTRG, from the coding sequence GTGCAAGTCCTTGCCGAGATATTCATAAGCCGGATTGCCTGGTTCTCAGAGAAGATTGAACGCGCACAGATCGATACCCCTCGCCGCTCCACCGGTCATCGCCGGGTTTTCGAGCTTTTCAACGAATACGTGGATCAGGTCCGGGCCCGGGTAAACGAAGATCTGGCGGCCGACGATATCGAGCCCACCGATTTGGCCCGCCAACTGCGGCTGTTGATGACGCAGTTCGTCGGCCTGCACCGCACATTCGATGATCTGTTCTCCCGAGATAGGAGCCGGGTACCGCAATCACTGCCTTTCTTCGTGCAGGAAGCGTGCCGTCAGTGGGAGCTACCTGCGGCCGACACGGTCATTACGGTGGGCAAGCCCGGTAACTTCACCACACGAAACCGCAGTTCATGGAACACCATGTTTCTGTACGGCTCTCCCTCGAACATCTTGTCTATTGCGGTGCCTGAGCACGAGGGAACACAAGCTCGCTGGCTTCCCATCACCTTGGGCCATGAACTGGCCCATCATTATCTATTGGCCGGGAACATACCTGAGCTCGAAGAGATCGAGGCGCAGATCGCCGAGCAATTCGCTGCTGCACTCAAGGGCGAAGACGGTCAGGGTGCGGAAAGTACGTTCGCCGATCAATGGCGTGCTGAGGAAGTCCTGCACGAATGGGTCGAGGAACTCGTCTGTGATGCCTATGCCGTCGATCTTTTCGGGCCCGCCGCCGTCGCGGCCAGCCTCGAGTTTCTTCATTCGCTCGGTGATCCATCGGCGCCGACGAAAACCCACCCGCCGACGTTGTTCCGAGCCGAATTAATGCTCGCATGGTTGGCTGATGTGACAGCTGGGGCACCCGATCACGGCACACTCAGTCTGCAGTACCTGGGCGATGAAAAGATCACGCACCCCCAAAGTGCTCTGCTCTGCGACGCCATTCGTACGCAGTCCCAAGCAATTTGGGACGCGGTGCGTTCGTGGTCGAAGGAACGCTCTTACTGCGCCACCGAACGCGAACCCCATGTCGATGCTCTGGCGCGTCTCCTGTCGCAAGGCATACCGGGAGCCTTCACACCCGATACACCCCACGACGTCATCGACATAGTCAACGCCTATTGGCGTGCCCGCTCTGCGGGCACGCAATTCCCGATCGACCGCCTGGCCCTCAAGGCGATCGATGATCTCTACTTCATCAAACTATGGACGAGCGCCGATGGCGCCATCCATGAAGACCACGTCAGCTGCGATTGGGTTGGCGGGCCCGGGGTGCTCACTAACGCCGACTTCCGTACCCGGATAAACAACGGGGACGACAACCAGATCAGCATCACCCCCATGCTTCCCGGGGCGCTGGGCCCAGCCAGCGTGGACCTACGACTGAGCAACCAGTTCATCGTCTTCGAGCAGACATCGAACGCATCGTTCAACGCCCTGGAAATGTTGCAGGACCCCCGATCGATGCAATCGCGGCTGGAAAAAGACTGGGGCGACGAGTTCTACCTGCACCCCGGCCAAATGGTTTTGGCATCAACGTTGGAATACATCGTGTTGCCCTCGGACCTATGCGCTCAAGTCATTACCCGCTCATCGTATGGGCGGCTAGGACTTCTGAGCGCCACCGCAGTACAAGTGCATCCCGGGTTCAGGGGCTGCCTGACCCTGGAATTGGTGAACTTAGGCAAGATGCCGCTGGCGATCACACCCGGCGAACGGGTGGCGCAGCTCATGTTTTTCGGCGTGTCCTCACCGCATGCCCCAGCAGCGGAAACCGCCCGCAAGTATGAATGCCCCACTGGCCCGGAATTCTCGAAAATCAAAACCGACCCCGAGCTGAACACGCTGCGCAACATCCGTAACTACTCAACGCGCACCACCACAGCCGTTAACGTGGAAGCCACGCGCGGGCGACCCGAGAAATCACAGGGGGAAACAGGTGGGAACACCAGAGGTTGA
- a CDS encoding helix-turn-helix transcriptional regulator has product MMSTRKDRALRVVHNTQDVQSTVHLGQVLRGHRERAKLTQEQAAVRAGITRGALAALEKKQFPDPHLSTLLALMLTYRLGSLEALLGPSHSEVLAATWHAQGWQGGKPSAPEARGPWGQGS; this is encoded by the coding sequence ATGATGTCGACACGCAAGGACCGCGCATTGCGTGTCGTCCACAACACACAAGATGTTCAGTCAACTGTGCATCTTGGCCAGGTGTTGCGTGGGCATCGCGAGCGGGCGAAGCTGACTCAGGAGCAGGCTGCTGTGCGGGCAGGTATTACCCGAGGAGCCCTTGCCGCACTGGAGAAGAAACAATTCCCGGATCCTCACCTGAGTACGTTGCTGGCCCTGATGCTCACTTATCGCTTGGGATCGCTCGAGGCATTGCTGGGGCCCTCTCATTCCGAAGTGCTCGCCGCCACGTGGCATGCCCAGGGTTGGCAAGGCGGCAAGCCTTCAGCGCCTGAGGCCCGCGGACCCTGGGGGCAGGGAAGTTGA
- a CDS encoding helix-turn-helix domain-containing protein, which produces MPTRPSQNDPARVARWEQIRSDVGRRIRACRLRQGLTQEELALRSGVTRNVLIDVEHGRRGLLYERLFDIADALQVRVGALVEGTED; this is translated from the coding sequence GTGCCCACCCGACCGAGCCAGAACGACCCTGCCCGTGTAGCTCGGTGGGAGCAGATCCGTTCCGATGTCGGCCGCAGGATTCGTGCGTGCAGGTTGCGGCAAGGGTTGACCCAAGAAGAGCTGGCGCTGCGCTCGGGTGTGACGCGCAATGTCTTGATCGATGTTGAACACGGCCGACGGGGCCTGCTTTATGAGCGCTTGTTCGACATCGCCGATGCGCTGCAAGTTCGCGTCGGCGCACTGGTCGAGGGCACCGAGGATTAA